DNA sequence from the Neisseria mucosa genome:
CGCCCAAGTCTTTAATACCATCGCGAAACTCCGAAGCGGCAGCTTCAAATTCCTGCTTGACTTTGCGCAATTCGTCCAACTCAGCCTGAGTATTGAGCTCCTGCTTGACGTTGTTGACGAAGCCTTGCAATTTACCGACCAAACGCCCGGCCGTGCGCGCGGCTTGCGGCAGACGTTCGGGGCCTAACACTATCAGGGCAACAACGCCGACCAGCAGCAATTCGCCCAAACCGAAATCAAACATGGATTATGCTTTGTCTTCGTCTTTTTTGTGTTCGATGACTTCGTCTTTTTTGGCATCTTTGCCGTCTGTACCTTCGTTCAGGCCTTGTTTGAAGTCATGCACTGCGCCGCCGAGGTCTTTGCCGACGTTGCGCAATTTTTTGGTACCGAATACCAAAACGACGATAATCAGTACGATAATCCAGTGCCAGAGAGAGAAGCTACCCATGATAAATCCTTGAATTTGTTTAATTTAAAAAGAGATAATAATTATGCGGGCGTACCCATAATATGGATATGCAGGTGGAAGACTTCCTGTCCGCCGCCTTTGCCTGTGTTGATCAGGGTTTTGAAACCGTCGGTCAAACCTGCCTCTTGGGCGATTTGAGGGACTTTCAACATCATTTTACCCAACAGGGTTTGATGTTCGGCAGTGGCGTGTGCCAGTGAATCGAAGTGTACTTTCGGAATCAGCAGCAGATGTACCGGCGCGGCAGGACGGATGTCTTTGAAACAAAGCATCTCATCGTCTTCGTAAACGGTTTGTGCCGGAATATCTTTGGCGGCGATTTTGCAGAAAATACAATTATCCATAATGGCTCCAATGGCCGTCTGAAAACGGGCGTAACGGGTTTCGCTAAACAAAGTGAAATCGTTTTTGCCCCAAAAGACGGATTCTGAAACAGGTCAAATACGGGATTGTAATATAAATTCAAGATTCTTTGCGAGAAGCTTTTTCCACTAATCCCGACAAACCTTGACGGCGCGCAAGCTCGTTGACCACATCTTCGGCGCGCAATCCGTGATGCGCCAATAAAACCATGGTGTGAAACCACAAATCCGCCACTTCGTAAACCAAATGTTCGCCGCCGCCATCTTTAGAGGCCATCAAGGTTTCACCCGCTTCCTCGATGACTTTTTTCAGAATCTTGTCTTCGCCTTTGTGCAACAGTTGGGCAACGTAAGAAGCATCGGGATCGCCGCCTTTGCGCGAATCGATGACGTTTTGAATTTGGGTAAGGATGGTATCGGTCATGGTCGGTTTCTCTTATTTCTTTCAGACGGCCTTAAGGATGTTTATGTCCGTAAATTGCTTCTTCGTCTTTCAACACGGCATCCACTGTCTGCCATGCGCCCTCTTGCCAAACTTTGTAAAAGCAGCTTTCACGCCCGGTATGACAGGCAATGCCGCCGTTTTGTTCAATCAACATAACCACTGCATCGCCATCGCAATCCAGGCGCAATTCGTGTACTTTTTGCGTATGCCCGGACTCTTCGCCCTTCATCCATTGTTTTTGGCGGGAACGGCTGTAATAGTGGGCAAAACCGGTTTCTACGGTTTTTTGCAGGGCTTCTGCGTTCATCCAGGCAACCATCAGCACACGGTGTGTCTGCCAATCTTGGGCAATCGCGCAAACCAAGCCCTTTTCATCAAATTTTACGGCATTCAGCAGCGTTTCGTTTATATTCGACATTCGTGTTTTTCTCCCATATTTTTCAGACGGCTTGGGTAGCAATCACAAACGCACTTCGATTCCTGCTTCGCGCATGGCCAGTTTTGCTTCGCGGATACTCGCTTCGCCAAAGTGGAAAATACTGGCAGCCAATACCGCATCAGCCTTCCCTTCTTTAATACCGTCCACCAAGTGTTGAACCGAACCGACGCCGCCGGAAGCAATGACCGGAATATCGACCGCTTCACTGACCGCGCGTGTCAACGGCAGGTTGAAACCTTGCTTGGTACCGTCTCGGTCCATGCTGGTCAGTAAAATCTCGCCTGCACCGCGCCGCTGCATTTCGACAGCCCATTCCACCGCATCCAAACCGGTCGGATTACGTCCGCCGTGGGTAAAGATTTCCCAACGGGTGTTTTCAGGGTTGACCGCTTTGGCATCCACGGCAACGACAATCGCCTGAGAACCAAAAAAACCGGCCGCTTCGTTGACCAAATCAGGATTGGTTACAGCGGCCGTATTGATGCTGGCCTTATCGGCACCGGCATTGAGCAGGCGGCGGATATCGGCAACCGTACGCACACCGCCGCCGACTGTCAATGGAATAAAAACTTGTGATGCGACTGCCTCAATAACGTGCAAAATAGTGTCGCGATTGTCGCTGGAGGCAGTGATGTCCAAAAAGGTCAACTCATCCGCGCCTTCATCGTTGTAGCGTTTGGCAACATCAACCGGATTGCCTGCATCGCGTAAACCCAAAAAGTTGACACCTTTTACCACGCGACCGTCTTTTACATCCAGACAAGGAATAATTCGTTTTGCCAATGCCATACTCAATACCTCTTATCCGTTCTCAGGCCGTCTGAAACCGTCAGGCCAAAAATTTGCCCAACCAATCCGGCAAATGTTGCAACAGCTGAAAATAACCAATCCCCGCTATCATTGCCAAAACGCAGGAGATGATGAAATTACTGTCGATGCGACCGACGATGGAAAAAATCAAACCGGCAAATGCCCACACTATCCCATTGAAAATCATCCAATAGGTATCGATAATCGGCAAATCAAACGCCGTCAGCTGTCGCAGTATCACTGCAATCAGTGTAAACCACAAACTTTCGCTTAGCGGATACACTTCGCGATCGGATGACCAGATAATCCAAAAACCCAAAACAAATGCTTCAAGCATACTAATCCCTTAATAAAATATCGATTGGGTTGTTTTTATAATTATTTCAAACAGATATAAACCCATGACCTATACAGTCAATCTCTTTGAGTGCATTTTTGTGTGCTGCGTCAGCCGCTGCGTTTTAATGGCCTGCAAGGTCTTATCCGCATAATCCGACACATTTAAGCCAAAGAATCGGCCAGTTTTTGTGCCTGTGCGAAATCAATACTTCCCTCATAAATTGCGCGGCCGGTAATCGCACCGCTCACACCCTCTTTTTCAACGGCACACAATGCGTGGATATCGTCCAAATTCGTCAAGCCGCCGGACGCAATGATCGGGATATTCACTGATTGGGCCAATTTGACGGTAGCCTCGATATTCACGCCGCTCATCATGCCGTCGCGGCCGATATCGGTATAAATAATGCTGTTGACGCCATCGTCTTCAAAACGCTTGGCCAAATCGACGACATGATGTTCCGTTACCGTTGCCCAACCGTCTATCGCCACCATACCGTCTTTGGCATCCAGGCCGACAATAATCTGCCCCGGAAATTCCTTGCATGCTTCGCGCACAAATTCAGGATTTTTTACTGCGGCCGTACCGATAATCACATCGGTCAGCCCCAAATCCAAATACTTTTCAATGGTGCCCAAATCACGGATACCGCCACCAAGCTGTACCGGAATATCTTTGGCTACGGCGGCCAAAATTTCTTTAATCGCCGGAAAATTTTGAGGAACGCCTGCGAATGCGCCGTTCAAATCAACCAAATGCAAACGGCGTGCACCTTGGTTGCGCCAATGCAAAGCCATCTCTGCCGGCGAATCGGAAAACACCGTCGCCTGCTCCATCAAACCTTGTTTCAAGCGGACACAGTGTCCTTCCTTCAAATCAATGGCAGGTATCAACAGCATTTTTTTCTCCTCTACTCAACTTCAGTATATTTTACACAAATTAGCGATTTTTAGCAGATTTATGTTAAAAGCCTCAAATCTGCCAATTTAAAAAATTACGCAGCAGCAGCAATCCTGCCTGATGGCTTTTCTCCGTGTGGAACTGTGTGGCAAACACATTATCCTTACCGACAATGCAGGCAAATTCATTCGGATATTCGCTGACGCCTAAAACAATCTCTTCATTTTTCGGCGCAAAATAATAGCTGTGAACAAAATAAAAATACTCGTTCTGCCCAATGTCTTGAAATAAAGGGTGCTGACGGGTTTGACGTACTGTATTCCAGCCCATATGCGGCACCTTCAGACGGCTTCCCTGTGCATCGGTTTGATTGGGCAAAAACCGTTTTACTTGACCTTCAAACCAACCCAAACCATCTGTATCGCCTTCTTCGCTGTGTTCAAACAATAATTGCGCACCTACGCAAATTCCAAAAAACGGCTTGTTTTTCAGGCCGTCTGAAACTGCCTCGCCCAAACCGCTTGCCTTCAGCGCAGACATACAGTCCGGCATGGCACCCTGCCCCGGAAAGATAACCTTATCTGCCGCCATCACCTCTTCAGGGCGCGAAGTCAGATAAATTTCGGCATTTTGATTGGATAAGACCTGCGCCGCCTGAACAGATTTCAATACTGAGTGCAGGTTTCCCATTCCATAATCGACAATCGCTACTTTCATTGCTTCTCCTCAGGCCGTCTGAAAACATTTAATGATTAATATAATAATAAGAATGATTGTAGCAAAAGATGGTTTAAAACAAAATATTGCCACCATACAAGATGAATAATAAAGGCCGTCTGAAATTCCAATCGGTTTCAGACGGCCTTTATTCATTCAAACGCTGCCTTATTCTTCTGATGCGGCTTCCGCTTCTTCTTGAACAGATTCTTCGCTCAGCGTGCCTTTAGTAGAAGGCGTTTGACCAATCATGCGCGGATCGTATTCGACTGCCATGCGCAGGGCGCGGCCGAAGGCTTTGAAAACGGTCTCGGCTTGATGGTGCGCATTACGGCCGCTCAAGTTATCGATGTGCAAGGTCATCATGCTGTGGTTCACAAGGCCGTGGAAAAATTCTTCAAACAAATCGACGTCAAAACGGCCGATCAGGGCGCGGGTAAAGTCGATGTTGTATACCAAACCGGGGCGGCCGGAAAGGTCGATGACCACACGGCTCAACGCCTCATCCAGTGGAACATAAGCATGGCCGTAACGGGTAATGCCGGCTTTATTGCCAAGCGCCTGTTTCAGTGCCTGACCCACCACGATACCGATGTCTTCAACCGTGTGATGGTCATCAATGTGCAAATCACCTTTGCAGGTAATATCCAAGTCAATCAAACCATGACGCGCCACTTGGGCAAGCATATGCTCAAGGAAAGGAACGCCGGTATCCAAGCGGTATTTACCGGTACCGTCAAGATTGAGGCTGACGGTGATTTGGGTTTCGCAGGTATTGCGGGTAACAGTAACAAAACGGCCTTCAGTTGAAACACCAGCTTCGGCTGTTTCGACAGTTTGTTTTTCCAAACGCGCCGCTTCAACTGCTGCTTTTTCTTGGTCTTTGCCGTGATCACGGTTCAGCCAGCCTTTGCGTTTGTGCATACCGGATTCCAACTTCGCAG
Encoded proteins:
- the hisH gene encoding imidazole glycerol phosphate synthase subunit HisH: MKVAIVDYGMGNLHSVLKSVQAAQVLSNQNAEIYLTSRPEEVMAADKVIFPGQGAMPDCMSALKASGLGEAVSDGLKNKPFFGICVGAQLLFEHSEEGDTDGLGWFEGQVKRFLPNQTDAQGSRLKVPHMGWNTVRQTRQHPLFQDIGQNEYFYFVHSYYFAPKNEEIVLGVSEYPNEFACIVGKDNVFATQFHTEKSHQAGLLLLRNFLNWQI
- a CDS encoding histidine triad nucleotide-binding protein; the protein is MDNCIFCKIAAKDIPAQTVYEDDEMLCFKDIRPAAPVHLLLIPKVHFDSLAHATAEHQTLLGKMMLKVPQIAQEAGLTDGFKTLINTGKGGGQEVFHLHIHIMGTPA
- the hisB gene encoding imidazoleglycerol-phosphate dehydratase HisB; protein product: MNKAQLHLTNFLLLVEEAGSLTKLARACGYENSASLSQLKRRLEQQAGDESARGIRPSLAAKLESGMHKRKGWLNRDHGKDQEKAAVEAARLEKQTVETAEAGVSTEGRFVTVTRNTCETQITVSLNLDGTGKYRLDTGVPFLEHMLAQVARHGLIDLDITCKGDLHIDDHHTVEDIGIVVGQALKQALGNKAGITRYGHAYVPLDEALSRVVIDLSGRPGLVYNIDFTRALIGRFDVDLFEEFFHGLVNHSMMTLHIDNLSGRNAHHQAETVFKAFGRALRMAVEYDPRMIGQTPSTKGTLSEESVQEEAEAASEE
- the hisI gene encoding phosphoribosyl-AMP cyclohydrolase, with the translated sequence MSNINETLLNAVKFDEKGLVCAIAQDWQTHRVLMVAWMNAEALQKTVETGFAHYYSRSRQKQWMKGEESGHTQKVHELRLDCDGDAVVMLIEQNGGIACHTGRESCFYKVWQEGAWQTVDAVLKDEEAIYGHKHP
- the tatA gene encoding Sec-independent protein translocase subunit TatA, translating into MGSFSLWHWIIVLIIVVLVFGTKKLRNVGKDLGGAVHDFKQGLNEGTDGKDAKKDEVIEHKKDEDKA
- the hisF gene encoding imidazole glycerol phosphate synthase subunit HisF; the encoded protein is MALAKRIIPCLDVKDGRVVKGVNFLGLRDAGNPVDVAKRYNDEGADELTFLDITASSDNRDTILHVIEAVASQVFIPLTVGGGVRTVADIRRLLNAGADKASINTAAVTNPDLVNEAAGFFGSQAIVVAVDAKAVNPENTRWEIFTHGGRNPTGLDAVEWAVEMQRRGAGEILLTSMDRDGTKQGFNLPLTRAVSEAVDIPVIASGGVGSVQHLVDGIKEGKADAVLAASIFHFGEASIREAKLAMREAGIEVRL
- the hisA gene encoding 1-(5-phosphoribosyl)-5-[(5-phosphoribosylamino)methylideneamino]imidazole-4-carboxamide isomerase; translated protein: MLLIPAIDLKEGHCVRLKQGLMEQATVFSDSPAEMALHWRNQGARRLHLVDLNGAFAGVPQNFPAIKEILAAVAKDIPVQLGGGIRDLGTIEKYLDLGLTDVIIGTAAVKNPEFVREACKEFPGQIIVGLDAKDGMVAIDGWATVTEHHVVDLAKRFEDDGVNSIIYTDIGRDGMMSGVNIEATVKLAQSVNIPIIASGGLTNLDDIHALCAVEKEGVSGAITGRAIYEGSIDFAQAQKLADSLA
- a CDS encoding phosphoribosyl-ATP diphosphatase; amino-acid sequence: MTDTILTQIQNVIDSRKGGDPDASYVAQLLHKGEDKILKKVIEEAGETLMASKDGGGEHLVYEVADLWFHTMVLLAHHGLRAEDVVNELARRQGLSGLVEKASRKES